In one window of Brassica rapa cultivar Chiifu-401-42 chromosome A07, CAAS_Brap_v3.01, whole genome shotgun sequence DNA:
- the LOC103831527 gene encoding putative protein NRT1/ PTR FAMILY 2.14, producing the protein MDEEGTVSSDSTMRRRKPLGWKAMPYILANETLERLASFGLTSNFMVYMVREYHMDQVQAAALINTWSALTNFAPIIGAFISDSCTGKFVTIVFGSISELLGMLVLTLTSLIPSLRPPPCTTDQITGTCVRYSDQQLYVLLSGLFLLSVGTGGIRSCSIPFSLDQFDDSTEEGREGSRSFFSWYYTTHTIVQLISMTLVLYLQNNISWALGFAIPTALNLFALVLLFVGVRFYVFIRPEGSVISGIFKVLVDAYKKRNAQPPSEIEHYRPLLETSSQSNKLVLTDQFRFLNKAVIVMNNDEARNEEWKICTMRQIEDIKSIISIIPIFASSIIGFLAMNQQHTFTVSQALKMDLRFLGSSYLIPPASITVISLLTIGIWLPFYETVLVRHIEYITKQEGGISLLQKVGIGNFFSILTMIISGILERERRDLSRAGVSRSVFWLAPQQVLMGFYEVFTIVGLTEFFNKQVPGNMRSIGNSLLYLGMSFASYLSSATVSTVHSVTARGGRQSWLTDDIDTGKLDYFYYFIAALSTLNLIFFLCCAQRYRYRNM; encoded by the exons atggatgaaGAAGGGACAGTTTCCTCGGATTCAACGATGAGACGAAGGAAGCCTCTCGGTTGGAAAGCTATGCCTTACATATTAG CCAATGAGACATTGGAGAGGCTTGCTTCATTTGGATTGACGTCGAATTTCATGGTGTATATGGTACGAGAATATCATATGGATCAAGTCCAAGCTGCTGCTTTAATCAATACTTGGTCTGCTCTCACCAATTTCGCTCCAATCATTGGAGCTTTCATCTCCGACTCATGCACCGGAAAATTTGTAACCATTGTTTTTGGTTCCATCTCCGAGTTGCTG GGCATGTTGGTTTTGACTTTAACTTCTCTGATCCCTAGTCTACGACCACCACCTTGCACTACCGACCAAATCACCGGAACGTGTGTTCGCTATAGCGATCAACAATTATACGTTTTACTCTCAGGACTGTTCTTGTTATCAGTCGGAACAGGAGGAATCCGCTCGTGCAGTATTCCTTTTAGTCTCGACCAGTTTGACGATTCGACTGAAGAAGGAAGGGAAGGAAGTAGAAGTTTCTTCAGCTGGTACTATACAACTCATACAATAGTCCAGTTAATATCAATGACTCTAGTGTTGTACTTACAGAACAACATTAGCTGGGCCCTTGGATTCGCTATCCCGACCGCTCTCAATTTGTTTGCACTTGTTCTGCTTTTTGTGGGAGTTCggttttatgtatttattagaCCCGAAGGAAGTGTGATCTCTGGGATCTTCAAGGTTCTCGTGGATGCTTATAAGAAACGTAATGCACAGCCTCCATCTGAGATTGAACATTATCGACCGTTACTAGAGACAAGTTCGCAATCAAATAAACTGGTGCTCACTGATCAATTCAG ATTCTTGAACAAAGCTGTGATAGTGATGAACAACGATGAAGCTAGAAATGAGGAGTGGAAAATTTGCACCATGAGACAGATAGAAGACATAAAGTCTATAATAAGCATAATTCCAATATTTGCCTCGAGTATTATAGGATTCTTGGCTATGAACCAACAACACACCTTCACGGTCTCACAAGCACTTAAAATGGACCTTCGATTTCTCGGTTCTTCTTACCTAATCCCTCCTGCTTCTATAACCGTAATATCCCTCTTAACCATAGGCATATGGCTTCCCTTCTATGAAACCGTTCTTGTCCGACACATTGAATACATTACAAAACAAGAAGGAGGCATTTCTTTACTCCAAAAAGTTGGGATTGGGAACTTTTTCTCCATATTGACGATGATTATATCGGGTATTTTGGAACGAGAGAGAAGAGATTTATCCCGTGCAGGGGTAAGCAGGTCGGTTTTCTGGCTAGCCCCGCAACAAGTACTAATGGGATTTTATGAAGTCTTCACCATTGTTGGTCTTACCGAGTTCTTCAACAAACAAGTTCCAGGCAATATGAGAAGCATTGGGAACTCGTTGCTTTACTTAGGTATGTCTTTTGCTAGTTACCTAAGCAGTGCGACGGTGAGCACTGTTCACAGTGTGACTGCCCGTGGAGGAAGACAGAGTTGGCTCACGGATGATATTGATACAGGCAAGTtagattatttttattactttattgCTGCTTTAAgcactcttaatctcattttctTCTTGTGCTGTGCCCAAAGATATCGTTATAGAAACATGTAA